Sequence from the Pseudochaenichthys georgianus unplaced genomic scaffold, fPseGeo1.2 scaffold_1147_arrow_ctg1, whole genome shotgun sequence genome:
caatttggcaacagcaagctgcctgtgacgcgtacgcgcctgtcacccctggctgtcgcactaaaatataaatatactaaatatatcagactcctcacaacaaacaatgtggaaccgcggaaccggcgagcattgaatgaatgaatgaattagtatggacgaagccgagagcagctgcagcagcactcgctcagagtgagagtctacggcaggggtggggaacctccggcctccgtatacggcccgcgagacaatttggtacggccctcgaggtaatttataaacacacgcaaaaaataaaaaaatgaaagaaatctagaccgcaaacaaattaaacaagcgagtgcctgtttttcctggccaagatcagggtccttgaacacaacacgagcctaacgtgtcatcacgtggtatatgtctcgactgacaggggtgcagttctgacggagagcaccagaacgccactccagcacttcagaaatggcagaaagtccatacacatgccgcagtttctgcgtgtctgtgtctttagttgaaagcccagaggcgatctgctcatctgtcatacagtcaataactttgttgttatcattagcatctggttagctagctatgctaacgaatataagaagctttgtctacaaccagtgaggtaaaggcacatctttatatgatcattatagttataaaaaaaataagagaataaagtaaacaggtataaaatactatatgacagttattaataaagaagaatacagtttgaaaggggagtgatttgtcaaatatccataaattaaaagtaaatctgtttacagttctgtttcatctgggtgttgagagatgtgtccatcgatctcctaatgttgctctcaaagtgcaccagattgatgcttttaacttcaacatttaaaaaaaatctaaactaaatacatttgcacacatcttgtgtccagatctttctgttttggtggtcacgccacaccctgcacgtgcatgcatacgcgagtcatggtgagatatctggattaagaggttgctttttctttgcacagaatgaaatgaatgggctgtgattttagtttttttaagcagaggtcaataacttgtacggccctctgaggatattgtaaaaattgaaatggcccattaacatcgtacaggagacaaataatagctcgcagcaacgtattgaaaaaataactatgaactataaattagttcatttttgaaaccatgaactttagttcaacattttgaattatgaactatgaactgaactagttcattttaaaatatgtgaactgtgaactgaactagttcatgtagaaagtgaactttcccaacactgtctCCACCTTCAAcctcctcctccagagagagaaGTCCTCCATCTTCCTTCTACATGATGAGGTAAATTGGGAAGGTTGGAATACAGCATGCTAGTAATACAGTATGCTAGTAATAATGTACTATGTTTGTTCCTTTTTTCATTAGCACTCTACTTCTAGGTTAcatttaattttgaaaatcttttCTGAAATACAAATTTGTAGATACGGAGTTTCATCCGCAAGTTGCTTTCAAAGTTTCTGAAGCCCGCAGCACTGCAGCACCAGGAATTGCATGACATCCTCTATAAGGACCCATCAAACCAACTGCCAGGTAATAAAGTTTCACATCAGCAGATGCACGTGCGCTTTCCACTCACTGATCTCACTCACATCGTGCTGTTGGTGTTTGTTAGAGGGCTGCTTGTGCAGACAAGTTATGAGTTTGATCATCTCATCTCATCACACACGACCACAATGGAAACAAGTCCACAGGACTTTCCTATGTTATCCTTTTAGCCCAAATGAGTGACTGTACCCTGTGTCACTGATGTGATGAAGATACTTAAAGGGGTGCTTTCAAGTTAGCTATTGTGGTTGTTGATGATTGCTAAAGTGACTCAACACCGGTCTCATACTGACGTGTTgggaatgagaacatattgcatCAATCTTTCTCCAGAATCGCATACAGCACCTTAATGAGGTGACGTTGTTGATTTATTGTGTCTCTCGTAGGAGAAAAGCTGGTGATCGGCTTCACTACTCGAGGTACACTCAACAGGCTCCTTGATGCAGGAGACATTACACCGCAGCAAGTGCAGAGGTTCCAGCAGGCAGCAGTGTTCTGGTGAGGGCTGTGGAGTATGCCATGAAGAGACTCCCCATGAGAGAGCCCCTCATAAAACATGCCATGTCTCTGGATGTCCAGCAGAGGGCAGAGTGTGGAGTGGAAGACGCCTTGTACTTTGTCGACAGGTTAGTTGGGGTATCAAGTCAAGTACATTTATCTATAGTGCCAAATCACAACACAAGTTATCTCAATATACTTAATAAGTAGAGCAGGTTAAAGACTATTGGCACATTTTCTTAATAGATTGTAAAGTTTAATGACCACATCTGAAAAACAACCTGTTTCAGCTACATTACTTTACCAGATCAGTGCACATTGGGTTCTTTTTAGGTTTCCTGAACTTCTCCCATACAACGGACCTGATGAGCGTGACAAACTGGGTGAGGAGTTTCTGGACTACCAATCCATGGACATTGCCATGCccgaagacccagccacgttcgaCATAGAGAACTTTTGGGGGAACATGGCATCAATGAAGAATAAGGTAAGAATTATTCTGCACCCTTTGAAATACCCATTGACGTAATCAACTTAATTCTATACAAAAATACTTGAGAGTAATTAGGCTTCCTACATTTTTCAAAGGTGACCGGGATGAGCAGATTTGGGAGGCTCTCTCGTATTGCCAAGTTGGTGTTGGTACTTCCGCATTCAAATGCTGATGCTGAACGAGTGTTCTCTGTGGTGGGACTGAACAAAAGCAAAACCCGAAACAGTTTGGCTCTTGATGAACTCTGTCATCCATCATGACTGTGAAGATGGCAAACCTTGAGCCACAGTGTTTCAAATGGGAgccccctccctctgtcatCAAGGCATCAAAATCAGCCACAAACACCTACAACATGAGACATGTcatgtaaaagaaaaaaacataaacaaagacatgcactttatttttttataatatatattatatcaaTATATTATTCAGGTTCTAATGTTGTTACACTTAAAGAAAGAATGCACTAAAGGAAAAGGCTGCTATTGGTTCTTAAAAGGCTGCTATTGTTTCATTATATTgacattttataaataaatgtattttatttgttaaactgGTCAATTATTAACACTATATAAGCATGAGAAGGCCGACAGTGCAGGGAGAGCAGCTGGCATGGGGGTGAAGACATCACAACAGTCTtaatgttaatttaaattgAGATATTCCTCTAAATCGACGTTAAAAAAGGCCAAAAAAATCGCCGTCGAACACATCAACCCCAAAAGTCTCACTCCTACTTTTTACTGAAACTTGGCAGCCCTGCAATCGACAGTGTaaacataattatgtaaataacccaatttgtgttctgtgaaacggaAAAGGATTTTACATTgagagagcagagtggagaagtgcgatctcagagcctgccgaggctatacatgactttgatttgttgtttaaatagggggcctacaaaaccccagggcctgatggcaggttaaggcgggcttgcCTGCCTCCCTCACTAAAACATATttgtactagggctgtcaaacgattacaatttttaatcagattaatcacagtttaaaaattaattaatcatgattaatcaccattcgaactatgtccaaaatatgtcatttatttatgtatattgttgggaatggaaagataaatgaaagcaggcggatatatccatttaacatacagtatgtatgtttattataaaaaatgtctgcgtgtcaaaatgaaagacaacccacacatcaatcatcaaaccgtggggtcttaattcattacgtgttgatttctatcaacgggggagtacttcaggaaagtcgacagagggggggcggcggctagtggagtacttcatgaccacagagtgtgaacgttgtgatcagctgttttagcgcagttctccagtgagggggggagtctccctccgcagccggttggcgtagttttggcacagttccgttgtacagaccgacgttaacagcagcctgtctgtgcacacggagaccgactctgtcgtccggtgatctaaccgccttctggaaaagcttcacaagtacgtcggtacgcaaatgcgctttgtgacacaagtgacggtacgcatttcagattacgcacataacctgcgtaccagttatgtgcacccctgtaccagagccatattattactatgatatggctctgccctgtactacagcaagagtattctgcgtcgggacttcctgcaacaacaccacgccgttatcaaagatgttctattgagaagacgatcactacgtgacaaaagttttcaaaaccgtggctactgaaatcaatcttactaactgcggtctgtgcaatttactccgcgcgagttggcagactttattttgctttctTTAACATCatgttcatggtggggctaagccacttcttggtatgggtgtagccccagccataccctggcgctgccactggtggcacggggcgggccattctgcataacgcgttaaatattttaacgcaattaattcaaaaaattaattaccgccgttaacgcgataatgttgacagcactaatttgtACGCATAGCCATATATCACAGGAGGGTTGCACATGTACTGTActtgtttataccttttaaacttttcttttaaatattaatctTCATCACTGTTTATCCtactcttccagtttaacaCTTCACTTTCAAGCTTTCAACAAAGTCAGTGCATTAATTGAGCTGTAACCATtttgattcaaatcatttcacttttctgcatGTCTCCGCTAAATTCAGCAGTTTGTAGCTAGGAAGGAGGTTCAGTCTCACGGCTGTTATTATCTGAGGGGAGCAGAAAAGCAACACGCATGAGACAACAACAGCCTTATTCCAGTCACCCAGACAGATTCACTTATTGTCCTCAGGTCCTGAGCAGAGAGAGTCTGACTGGACGTTGTTACTGGGAGGTGGAGCGGAGAGGGGAGAGCAGTTTGTGTAGCAGTCGCATACAAGAATACCAGCAGAGCAGGGAGGGAACGTGTATTTGGAAACAATGACAAATCTTGGTCCTTAGATTGTGAACAAAACAGTTATACATTTCGTTACAACAACATCCTCACTCCCGTCTCAGGTCCTCCGTCCTCCAGAGTAGGAGTGTACCTGGATCACAGAGCAGGTGTTCTGTCCTTCTACAGCGTCTCTGAAACCAtgactctcctccacagagtGCAGACCACGTTCACTCAGCCGCTGCATGCTGGAGTGTGGCTTTGTTATGATTATGGAGACACTGCTGAGTTTTGTAAACTCAAATAGCCTGGAGTCCTTGGAGGAACTCTTCTACTTCTTAAACTCACCGTGTGTCCTTCAGAGCTGATTTTCCATGTCTTCACTGCAgagatcagctgtcaatcaaacacgATGGGCGGGGCTTCAACATCTTCTTCATGTTCTGTAGATGTTGGACTTTCTTCCGGCTCCTTCCTGTGTCTGTGTAGCCACGGAGGCTGTCACTGCTCAGGAGGATCCTTGTTCACCTGAACCGATGTGTAAACTTTGCTCTAAATCTGTGTTGGATATTTCTTTTGATTCTTGTTTCTCTCGTAGCGCACGAGTCTTCAGAGAGGAAGCAGCAGAGCTTCTTTTATTGTACACATTTTATTCTGGTTCTAAAACAATAGAGACATTTATAATcacatctttctgacagatTAAATGTTATTGTTGCTGAATTAACTAAAACACGAGATCCCAGGTGGCTATGACACTTATTTCatcatgtttatttaaaatgatattACTTGCTGTCATGATCATAATCAATAAGTACATCATTCATTATTCTCCTGTGAATAGCTTAGAGTCTTTGCTCGGGAAATACATTGTATAATATTATAGTTTTGCAGactaattgttgttgttgttgttgttgttatccaAATAGAAATGGGATACTTTGATGTTTTATAGAACATTAATCATCATGATAATAATCAATAAGTAAAtcatgtctgactctgtttgaAATAGCTGAGATGAAACACATGGTGTGGAGAAAGAGAGACTGGTCATGAAATCATTGAACAGACTTCACTGATGGGATGTGTGATTACATGAAATGTTTGGGTCATTAATAAAGGTTTgtctttcaaaaacacaaacaggatgTTCTTCTTGTGTCCAAGG
This genomic interval carries:
- the LOC117440727 gene encoding uncharacterized protein isoform X3; the encoded protein is MHVSIRWLSLERCLTRILQQYEPLASYFKSSDEKQPRFRRLLEAFSSPMTEREKSSIFLLHDEIRSFIRKLLSKFLKPAALQHQELHDILYKDPSNQLPGEKLVIGFTTRGTLNRLLDAGDITPQQVQRFQQAAVFW
- the LOC117440727 gene encoding uncharacterized protein isoform X2, giving the protein MKRLPMREPLIKHAMSLDVQQRAECGVEDALYFVDRFPELLPYNGPDERDKLGEEFLDYQSMDIAMPEDPATFDIENFWGNMASMKNKVTGMSRFGRLSRIAKLVLVLPHSNADAERVFSVVGLNKSKTRNSLALDELCHPS